One Methylosinus sp. C49 DNA segment encodes these proteins:
- a CDS encoding phosphoglycerate kinase, translating into MTSSFKTLDSADLDGKRVLLRVDLNVPTENGVVTDKTRIERVLPTIEDISKKGGKVILLAHFGRPKGERKEEDSLKPIVSAIEETAKRKIAFADDCVGDVAGAAIAQLKNGDILLLENTRFHKGEEKNDPAFAAQLAKLGDIYVNDAFSAAHRAHASTEGLAHLLPAYAGRTMQAELQALSEALEHPARPVMAIVGGAKISTKLDLLGNLIRKVDILVIGGGMANTFLAAEGKPVGKSLCEHDLLEKARAILADAQSSNCEIVLPIDATVAQKFEAHAPSHIVAIEHVGESDMILDVGPKSIAHIESLLAKAKTLVWNGPLGAFELPPFDEGTNAVAQTAARLTVEGKLLSVAGGGDTVAALNQAHAAQEFSYLSTAGGAFLEWLEGKELPGVAALTR; encoded by the coding sequence ATGACCTCCTCCTTCAAAACGCTCGATTCCGCCGATCTCGACGGCAAGCGCGTCCTGTTGCGCGTCGATCTCAATGTGCCGACCGAGAATGGCGTCGTCACCGACAAGACGCGCATAGAGCGCGTGCTGCCGACGATAGAGGATATTTCGAAAAAGGGCGGCAAGGTCATCCTTCTCGCCCATTTCGGCCGTCCCAAGGGCGAACGCAAGGAAGAGGATTCCTTGAAGCCCATCGTCTCCGCGATAGAGGAGACGGCCAAGCGCAAGATCGCCTTCGCCGATGATTGCGTCGGCGATGTCGCCGGCGCGGCCATCGCGCAGCTGAAGAATGGCGATATTCTGCTGCTCGAGAACACGCGCTTCCACAAGGGCGAGGAGAAGAACGATCCCGCCTTCGCGGCGCAGCTCGCCAAGCTCGGCGACATTTATGTGAATGACGCCTTCTCCGCCGCGCATCGCGCGCACGCCTCGACGGAAGGGCTCGCGCATCTTCTGCCGGCCTACGCAGGCCGCACCATGCAGGCGGAGCTGCAGGCGCTCTCCGAGGCGCTGGAACATCCCGCGCGTCCCGTCATGGCGATCGTCGGCGGCGCGAAAATCTCCACCAAGCTCGATCTGCTCGGCAATCTCATTCGCAAGGTCGATATTCTCGTCATCGGCGGCGGCATGGCCAATACTTTCCTCGCCGCTGAGGGCAAGCCAGTCGGCAAATCGCTGTGCGAGCATGATCTGCTCGAGAAGGCGCGCGCCATTCTCGCCGATGCGCAATCGTCCAATTGCGAGATCGTGCTGCCGATCGACGCCACTGTCGCGCAGAAATTCGAGGCGCATGCGCCTTCGCATATCGTCGCGATCGAGCATGTCGGCGAGAGCGACATGATCCTCGACGTCGGGCCGAAGAGCATCGCCCATATAGAGAGCCTGCTCGCCAAGGCGAAGACGCTGGTCTGGAACGGCCCGCTCGGCGCCTTCGAGCTGCCGCCTTTCGATGAAGGCACCAACGCCGTCGCGCAGACGGCGGCGCGGCTGACGGTGGAAGGAAAGCTGCTCTCCGTCGCCGGCGGCGGCGACACTGTGGCCGCGCTCAACCAGGCCCATGCGGCGCAGGAGTTCAGCTATCTCTCGACCGCTGGCGGCGCTTTCCTCGAATGGCTCGAGGGCAAGGAGCTTCCCGGCGTCGCGGCGCTGACGAGATAA
- a CDS encoding DUF4164 family protein → MTQVPHRLDDALQRLSAALERLEETVARRIEVELSHADLEEELAVMQDDRSRLGLELDAALAQNSALEKARDEVLTRLDRTSLGIIAVLGEEDRAQS, encoded by the coding sequence ATGACGCAAGTCCCACACAGGCTCGATGACGCGCTGCAACGGCTCTCCGCCGCGCTGGAGCGGCTGGAGGAGACCGTCGCGCGCCGAATAGAGGTCGAGCTGTCGCACGCGGATCTCGAAGAGGAGCTCGCCGTCATGCAGGACGATCGCAGCCGTCTCGGCCTCGAGCTCGACGCCGCCCTCGCCCAGAACAGCGCGCTGGAGAAGGCGCGCGACGAGGTGCTGACGCGTCTCGACCGCACGAGCCTCGGCATTATCGCCGTGCTCGGCGAGGAGGACCGGGCGCAGAGCTAG
- a CDS encoding nitrate reductase: MQRVDPRSASVATICPYCGVGCGVLATPDGCGGATVAGDPDHPANHGRLCSKGSALHETLSLDGRLLHPMLRAGETLRRATWDEALDHVAQGFARVIDTHGPQAVAFYLSGQLLTEDYYAANKLIKGFIGSPHVDTNSRLCMASTVAGHKRALGADVVPGCYEDLDCADLIVLVGSNAAWCHPILFQRMLRNKQERGAKIVVIDPRRTATAEEADLFLPIAPGGDVALFCGLLVHLVANGATCDDYIAQHTEGFAQALDAAREIAPTIAATATATGLHEVDVAAFFELFATTPKTVTAFSQGVNQSAQGTDKVDAIIHCHLATGRIGAPGAAPFSLTGQPNAMGGREVGGLANQLAAHMGFSSEEVDRVRRFWNAPRIATHEGLKAVQMFGAIARGEIKALWVMGTNPAVSLPRADDARAALAKLDLFVVSDNVLSNDTINAGTHVLLPAQAWGEKSGTVTNSERRISRQRAFLPSPGEAQPDWRIVSDVATRMSFSDAFRFQSAADVFREHAALSAFENDGTRSFDIGGLATLSDEAYDALHPTFWPIRAGETKGRERFFSEGGYFTANGKARFTAPEPPSLKTGTTAAFPFRLNTGRIRDQWHTMTRTGKSPRLARHSPFPFVEIHPADAAPLGLVDNGFACVSTRHGECLLAVSVTDRQRRGQLFAPIHWSDETSSFARVGSLVAAIVDPHSGQPEAKATPARIDAVAFKSRGFLLSRAPLRPTIAALGTKVAVAGGHGLLFASDAALASWRDYAASLGGEADIAEYLDEARGIYRVARFREQRVDFCLFVGREDARGAFDAATSLFETETLGSEQRKALLSGRSPDGAAQDGPIVCACFGVGAKAIDTAIANGARSVAAIGEKLRAGTNCGSCIPELKRAIATARACCEE, from the coding sequence ATGCAGAGGGTCGATCCACGCAGCGCCTCTGTCGCGACCATTTGCCCTTATTGCGGCGTCGGCTGCGGCGTGCTGGCGACGCCGGATGGATGCGGCGGCGCGACTGTCGCCGGCGATCCAGATCATCCGGCCAATCACGGGCGGCTGTGCTCCAAAGGCTCCGCCCTGCATGAGACGCTGTCGCTGGACGGGCGTCTGCTGCATCCGATGCTGCGCGCCGGCGAGACGCTGCGACGCGCGACATGGGACGAGGCGCTCGATCATGTCGCGCAGGGCTTTGCGCGCGTCATCGATACGCATGGACCGCAGGCGGTCGCCTTCTATCTCTCCGGCCAATTGCTGACGGAGGATTATTACGCGGCGAACAAGCTGATCAAAGGCTTCATCGGCTCGCCGCATGTCGACACAAATTCGCGGCTGTGCATGGCCTCGACAGTGGCGGGACATAAGCGCGCTCTGGGCGCCGATGTCGTACCGGGATGCTATGAGGATCTCGACTGCGCCGATCTCATCGTGCTCGTCGGCTCCAATGCGGCCTGGTGTCATCCGATCTTGTTTCAGCGCATGTTGCGCAACAAGCAGGAGCGTGGCGCGAAGATCGTCGTCATCGATCCGCGCCGCACGGCGACTGCGGAAGAGGCCGATCTCTTTCTGCCCATCGCGCCCGGCGGCGATGTCGCGCTCTTCTGCGGCCTGCTCGTGCATCTCGTCGCCAATGGCGCGACCTGCGACGATTACATCGCGCAGCATACGGAAGGCTTCGCGCAGGCGCTCGACGCCGCGCGCGAAATCGCGCCGACCATCGCCGCGACAGCAACGGCGACCGGGCTGCACGAGGTCGATGTCGCGGCTTTCTTCGAGCTCTTTGCCACAACGCCGAAGACTGTCACCGCCTTTTCCCAGGGCGTCAATCAATCCGCGCAGGGAACGGACAAGGTCGACGCGATCATTCATTGTCATCTCGCGACAGGGCGCATCGGCGCGCCGGGCGCCGCGCCCTTCTCGCTCACAGGCCAGCCCAACGCCATGGGCGGACGCGAGGTCGGCGGCCTCGCCAATCAGCTCGCCGCGCATATGGGCTTTTCCAGCGAGGAGGTCGATCGCGTGCGGCGCTTCTGGAATGCGCCGCGCATTGCGACGCATGAAGGCCTCAAGGCCGTCCAAATGTTCGGGGCCATTGCGCGCGGCGAGATAAAGGCGCTGTGGGTGATGGGAACCAATCCCGCCGTCTCGCTGCCTCGAGCGGATGATGCGCGCGCGGCGCTGGCGAAGCTCGATCTCTTCGTCGTCTCCGACAATGTGCTGTCGAACGACACGATAAACGCCGGCACGCATGTGCTGCTGCCGGCGCAAGCCTGGGGCGAGAAATCCGGCACGGTCACGAATTCGGAACGGCGCATCTCGCGTCAGCGCGCCTTTCTGCCATCGCCCGGCGAGGCGCAGCCGGATTGGCGCATCGTCAGCGACGTCGCGACGCGCATGAGCTTTAGCGACGCTTTCCGTTTTCAATCCGCTGCGGATGTGTTTCGCGAACATGCGGCGCTCTCGGCTTTCGAGAATGACGGCACGCGCAGCTTCGACATAGGCGGGCTCGCAACGCTCTCGGATGAAGCCTATGACGCGCTGCATCCGACGTTTTGGCCGATCCGCGCCGGCGAGACTAAAGGGCGCGAACGCTTTTTCAGCGAGGGCGGCTATTTCACCGCCAATGGCAAGGCGCGCTTCACCGCGCCGGAGCCGCCGTCGCTGAAAACCGGGACGACGGCGGCCTTTCCCTTCCGCCTCAACACGGGGCGCATTCGCGACCAGTGGCACACGATGACGCGCACGGGCAAGAGCCCGCGTCTCGCTCGGCATTCGCCCTTTCCCTTCGTCGAGATTCATCCCGCCGACGCGGCGCCGCTCGGTCTCGTCGACAACGGCTTCGCCTGCGTTTCGACGCGCCATGGCGAGTGCCTGCTCGCAGTGTCCGTCACCGATCGGCAGCGGCGCGGGCAATTATTCGCGCCCATTCATTGGAGCGACGAGACGTCTTCTTTCGCGCGCGTCGGCTCGCTCGTCGCCGCGATCGTCGATCCGCATTCGGGGCAGCCGGAAGCGAAGGCGACGCCAGCCCGCATAGATGCGGTCGCATTCAAATCGCGCGGCTTTCTGCTCTCGCGCGCGCCGCTGCGGCCGACGATCGCCGCGCTCGGAACCAAAGTCGCCGTCGCTGGCGGCCATGGGCTTCTCTTCGCCTCGGACGCGGCTCTCGCATCATGGCGCGATTATGCGGCGTCGCTCGGCGGTGAGGCCGATATTGCGGAATATCTCGACGAGGCGCGCGGGATCTATCGCGTCGCGCGCTTTCGTGAGCAGCGCGTCGATTTCTGTCTCTTCGTCGGAAGAGAGGATGCGCGCGGCGCCTTCGACGCGGCGACCTCGCTGTTCGAGACAGAGACGCTCGGCTCGGAGCAGCGCAAAGCGCTTTTGTCGGGGCGCTCGCCCGATGGCGCAGCGCAGGATGGTCCGATCGTCTGCGCCTGCTTCGGCGTCGGCGCCAAGGCGATCGATACGGCGATCGCGAATGGCGCGCGCAGCGTCGCCGCGATCGGCGAGAAGCTGCGCGCTGGCACCAATTGCGGCTCCTGCATTCCAGAGCTGAAGCGCGCCATCGCCACGGCGCGCGCCTGCTGCGAGGAGTGA
- a CDS encoding NirA family protein → MAGDFTAEQKRYLEGFASGFQASRARRATPIKETPIGPDAIHFAAQDRAIANGGALNEQEKIKREEHPFDAYARLVAQASRNEPPKPADNFRWRYHGLFYVAPTQTSYMCRLRIPNGTLTHWQLAGLADLADRHGGGYLHVTTRANLQIREIEPKSAVAMIEGVQSLGLWTRGSGADNIRNITGTPTAGIDPQELIDTRPLARALHFHILNDRSLSGLPRKFNIAFDGGGRIAVLEDTNDVAFQAIELRDGHELGTGVYFRLALGGITGHKDLARDTGVIVPPDEAVEIADAILRVFIETGDRTNRARARLKYVLDQLGFDRFLTLVEEKLGRPLLRAPQEAIAQRPGFDRLAHIGAHAQKEAQKSWIGVALKLGLLTSDEARGLTTIARELGDGDIRLTVWQNLLISGVADAQIGEALARIEALGLATKASPIRAGLVACTGNVGCRFAAADTKRHADEIATYCEERIEIDTPINIHLTGCRHSCAQHYIGDIGLVGARVPINAEGDTVEGYNLIVGGGFGAEGAIGRELLENVAATDAPRKIESLLRAYLAHRATREESFVAFTRRHDMEALRRLIAETDQ, encoded by the coding sequence ATGGCCGGCGATTTCACTGCCGAGCAGAAGCGCTATCTCGAAGGCTTCGCCTCCGGCTTTCAGGCCTCGCGCGCGCGACGCGCCACGCCGATCAAGGAAACGCCGATCGGCCCCGACGCCATTCATTTCGCGGCGCAGGATCGCGCAATCGCCAATGGCGGCGCGCTCAATGAGCAAGAGAAGATCAAGCGCGAAGAACATCCATTTGACGCCTATGCGCGCCTCGTCGCGCAGGCGAGCCGGAACGAGCCGCCCAAGCCCGCCGATAATTTCCGCTGGCGCTATCATGGGCTGTTCTATGTCGCGCCGACGCAGACCTCCTATATGTGTCGTCTGCGGATTCCCAATGGAACGCTCACCCATTGGCAGCTCGCCGGTCTCGCCGATCTCGCCGATCGTCACGGCGGCGGCTATTTGCATGTGACGACGCGCGCCAATCTGCAAATTCGCGAGATCGAGCCCAAGAGCGCCGTCGCGATGATCGAAGGCGTGCAGAGCCTCGGCCTGTGGACGCGCGGTTCCGGCGCAGACAATATTCGCAACATCACCGGAACGCCGACCGCCGGCATCGATCCGCAGGAGCTCATCGACACGCGGCCCTTGGCGCGCGCGCTGCATTTTCACATTCTCAACGACCGCTCGCTCTCCGGCCTGCCGCGCAAATTCAACATCGCTTTCGATGGCGGCGGCCGCATCGCCGTTCTCGAGGATACCAATGACGTCGCCTTTCAGGCGATCGAGCTTCGCGACGGGCATGAGCTCGGGACGGGCGTCTATTTCCGTCTCGCGCTCGGCGGAATCACCGGCCATAAGGATCTCGCGCGCGACACTGGCGTGATCGTTCCGCCGGACGAAGCCGTCGAGATCGCCGACGCCATATTGCGCGTCTTCATCGAGACAGGCGACCGCACGAATCGCGCGCGGGCGCGACTGAAATATGTTCTCGATCAATTGGGCTTCGATCGATTTCTGACGCTGGTCGAGGAAAAGCTCGGCCGTCCGCTGCTACGCGCGCCGCAAGAAGCGATTGCGCAACGGCCCGGCTTCGACAGGCTCGCGCATATCGGCGCGCATGCGCAGAAAGAGGCGCAGAAGAGCTGGATCGGCGTCGCATTGAAGCTCGGTCTCCTGACGAGCGACGAGGCGCGCGGTCTCACGACGATCGCGCGCGAGCTCGGAGATGGCGACATAAGGCTCACCGTCTGGCAAAACCTGCTCATTTCTGGAGTTGCCGATGCGCAGATCGGAGAGGCGCTCGCGCGGATCGAAGCGCTCGGCCTTGCGACGAAGGCGTCGCCGATCCGCGCGGGCCTCGTCGCCTGCACCGGCAATGTCGGCTGCCGTTTCGCCGCCGCCGACACCAAAAGGCATGCGGACGAGATCGCGACCTATTGCGAAGAGAGAATCGAGATCGACACGCCGATCAACATACATTTGACTGGCTGCCGTCATTCCTGCGCTCAGCATTATATCGGCGACATCGGCCTCGTCGGCGCGCGCGTTCCGATCAATGCGGAAGGCGATACGGTCGAAGGCTACAATTTGATTGTCGGCGGCGGCTTCGGCGCGGAGGGCGCGATCGGCCGCGAGCTGCTCGAGAATGTCGCGGCGACAGATGCGCCACGCAAGATCGAGAGCCTGCTGCGCGCCTATCTCGCGCATCGCGCCACGCGCGAAGAGAGCTTCGTCGCCTTCACGCGACGCCATGACATGGAGGCTTTACGGCGCTTGATCGCGGAGACGGATCAATGA
- a CDS encoding cell division protein ZapA translates to MAHVVVTIAGRTYRMACEDGEEANLDELAKLVENKILSLREGFGDIGEQRITVMAALTLADEASIATRKLEALQAELATLRENAAAAKEAEAALVEKLAAALEDATTRVERLSRDLQHGGAEDAPPAL, encoded by the coding sequence ATGGCGCATGTGGTGGTGACGATCGCGGGCCGGACCTATCGCATGGCCTGTGAGGATGGCGAGGAAGCCAATCTCGACGAGCTGGCCAAGCTCGTCGAAAACAAGATCTTGTCCCTGCGCGAAGGCTTCGGCGACATTGGCGAGCAGCGCATCACCGTGATGGCGGCGCTCACCCTCGCCGATGAGGCGTCGATCGCGACGCGCAAGCTCGAGGCCCTGCAAGCGGAGCTGGCGACGCTGCGCGAGAATGCGGCAGCGGCGAAAGAGGCCGAGGCCGCTCTGGTGGAGAAGCTCGCCGCAGCGCTGGAAGATGCGACGACGCGGGTCGAGCGCCTCTCGCGCGATCTTCAGCACGGGGGCGCGGAGGACGCGCCTCCGGCGCTCTGA
- a CDS encoding sulfite reductase subunit alpha, with amino-acid sequence MTKITQPQRLDLIPPSAPFSEEQRAWLNGFFAGLMSMDDAGVVALSPAENAAIAGEADDGAAPWHDPTLQLQERMTLAQGRPLRRRIMAAMAQQDCGQCGYDCQNYAEALFAGKEERLNLCAPGGKDTARMLKTLTQERDATPSTGIEPPAPPCSPSTSAPGRSRDNPVEAIFLSRRRLNKPASEKETWHIELDLSKSGIDYSVGDSLGVFAQNDLGLVDQIIAMIGASPLAPVRGKSLREALRDDCALSPAPDRLFELISFLTGGETRAKARALAQGEDSDNDADLDVLAALMKFPGVRPHAEAFVEALEPLQPRLYSISSSPKAAPGRVSLTVDAVRYKIGKRLRKGVASTFLAERIESEAPVKVYVQASHGFSLPNDPNAPVVMIGPGTGVAPFRAFLQERQAIGARGRNWLFFGHQRSDCDFFYSDELNAMKSSGVLTRLSLAWSRDGSEKFYVQDRMREVGRDLFAWLAEGAHIYVCGDAKRMAKDVERALVDIVAQYGARATDEAVAFVAELKKSGRYRQDVY; translated from the coding sequence ATGACCAAGATCACGCAGCCGCAACGTCTCGATCTCATTCCGCCCTCGGCTCCCTTCTCCGAGGAGCAGCGCGCCTGGCTCAACGGTTTTTTCGCCGGGCTGATGTCGATGGACGACGCCGGCGTCGTCGCTCTGTCGCCAGCGGAAAATGCGGCCATAGCCGGCGAGGCGGATGACGGCGCGGCGCCTTGGCATGATCCGACGCTGCAATTGCAGGAGCGCATGACGCTCGCGCAAGGCCGTCCGCTGCGACGGCGCATAATGGCCGCAATGGCGCAGCAGGATTGCGGCCAATGCGGCTATGATTGCCAAAATTATGCGGAAGCGCTGTTCGCCGGCAAGGAGGAACGTCTCAATCTCTGCGCGCCGGGCGGCAAGGACACAGCGCGCATGTTGAAGACGCTCACGCAAGAGCGCGACGCTACGCCATCCACCGGGATAGAGCCGCCGGCGCCTCCCTGCTCGCCGTCCACATCGGCGCCGGGCCGCTCACGCGACAATCCGGTCGAGGCGATATTTTTGTCGCGTCGGAGGCTGAACAAGCCGGCCTCGGAAAAGGAGACATGGCATATAGAACTCGATCTTTCGAAGAGCGGGATCGATTACAGCGTCGGCGATTCGCTCGGCGTCTTCGCGCAGAATGATCTCGGCCTCGTCGATCAGATCATCGCCATGATCGGCGCCTCGCCGCTCGCGCCAGTGAGGGGCAAGAGTCTTCGCGAAGCGCTGCGTGACGATTGCGCGCTTTCGCCTGCGCCCGATCGGCTCTTCGAGCTGATCTCTTTCCTCACCGGCGGCGAGACGCGCGCCAAGGCGCGCGCGCTGGCGCAGGGCGAAGATAGCGACAATGACGCCGATCTCGACGTGCTGGCGGCCTTGATGAAATTTCCGGGCGTGCGGCCGCATGCGGAAGCTTTCGTCGAGGCGCTAGAACCTCTGCAGCCGCGGCTCTATTCCATATCCTCCTCGCCAAAGGCGGCTCCAGGGCGCGTATCGCTCACTGTCGACGCCGTGCGCTACAAGATCGGCAAACGCCTGCGCAAAGGCGTCGCCTCCACTTTTCTCGCCGAGCGCATCGAGAGCGAAGCGCCGGTGAAAGTCTATGTGCAGGCGTCGCATGGCTTCTCGCTTCCGAATGATCCGAATGCGCCGGTCGTCATGATCGGCCCCGGCACGGGCGTGGCGCCGTTTCGCGCTTTTCTTCAGGAGCGGCAGGCGATCGGCGCGCGCGGGCGCAATTGGCTGTTCTTCGGTCATCAGCGTAGCGATTGCGATTTCTTTTACTCCGATGAATTGAACGCGATGAAGTCATCCGGCGTGCTCACGCGCCTCTCGCTCGCCTGGTCGCGGGACGGCTCCGAAAAATTCTACGTGCAGGACCGCATGCGCGAAGTAGGCCGCGATCTCTTCGCCTGGCTCGCCGAAGGCGCGCATATCTATGTCTGTGGCGACGCCAAGCGCATGGCCAAGGATGTCGAGCGCGCGCTCGTCGATATCGTCGCGCAATATGGCGCGCGCGCCACGGACGAAGCCGTCGCCTTCGTCGCGGAATTGAAGAAGAGCGGCCGCTACCGACAGGATGTCTATTGA
- a CDS encoding FAD-dependent oxidoreductase, producing the protein MSEPLVIIGNGMAAARLVDELSKRALGRYAIAVIGEEPRLAYNRVQLSSVLAGDADMAEIELRPASWWRDRGVTLLYGAKARAIDVATKRVSLENGENIGFSKLVLATGSRALRLPLPGAQLQGVHVFRDGADVDALKRLAAQREKIVVIGGGLLGLEAAYGLAKSGAEVSLAHVTDRLMERQLDKDAAELLKLLIESKGIEILLEARTTRILGDDRVNAIELADGRRLTADGVVFAAGIAPNMELARDAGVSTQRGIVIDDHMETNIADIFAIGECAQHRGVCYGLVEPAYEQARVLAARLCGESDIYEGSIVSTNLKVSGVSVFSAGDFMGNDGAETISWRDFGLGLYKKLVVEDGRLTGAVLVGDTSAALWCLELIRSRADVTQWRDALIFGRELCERKAA; encoded by the coding sequence ACGCCATCGCCGTCATCGGCGAGGAACCGCGCCTCGCCTATAATCGCGTGCAGCTCTCTTCCGTGCTCGCGGGCGACGCGGACATGGCCGAGATCGAGCTGAGGCCCGCGAGCTGGTGGCGCGACCGCGGCGTCACTCTTCTCTACGGCGCCAAGGCGCGCGCCATAGACGTCGCGACAAAGCGCGTGTCGCTGGAGAATGGCGAGAACATCGGCTTTTCCAAGCTCGTGCTCGCGACCGGCTCCCGCGCGCTGCGTCTGCCGCTGCCCGGCGCGCAGCTGCAAGGCGTTCACGTGTTCCGCGACGGCGCCGATGTCGACGCACTGAAGCGCCTCGCGGCGCAGCGCGAGAAAATCGTCGTTATCGGCGGCGGCCTGCTCGGTCTCGAAGCCGCCTATGGCCTCGCCAAAAGCGGCGCCGAGGTCTCACTCGCGCATGTCACCGATCGGCTGATGGAGCGCCAGCTGGACAAGGATGCAGCCGAGCTGCTGAAGCTGCTCATCGAGAGCAAAGGAATTGAAATTCTGCTGGAAGCGCGCACGACACGCATCCTCGGCGATGACCGCGTCAACGCGATAGAGCTCGCCGATGGTCGGCGGCTCACGGCCGATGGCGTCGTCTTCGCCGCGGGAATTGCGCCCAATATGGAGCTGGCGCGCGACGCGGGCGTGAGCACGCAAAGAGGAATCGTCATCGACGATCATATGGAAACCAATATCGCCGATATTTTTGCGATCGGCGAATGCGCGCAGCACAGAGGCGTCTGCTATGGCCTCGTCGAGCCCGCCTATGAGCAGGCGCGCGTCCTCGCCGCGAGGCTCTGCGGCGAAAGCGACATTTACGAGGGAAGCATCGTCTCCACCAATCTGAAAGTCTCCGGCGTCAGCGTCTTTTCCGCTGGCGATTTTATGGGAAACGATGGCGCCGAGACAATCTCCTGGCGTGACTTCGGGCTCGGCCTCTACAAAAAGCTGGTCGTCGAGGACGGCCGTCTCACCGGCGCCGTGCTCGTCGGCGACACCAGCGCCGCGCTCTGGTGCCTCGAGCTCATTCGCTCGCGCGCCGACGTGACGCAATGGCGCGATGCGCTGATCTTCGGTCGCGAGCTCTGCGAAAGAAAGGCGGCATGA
- the gap gene encoding type I glyceraldehyde-3-phosphate dehydrogenase, producing the protein MAVRVAINGFGRIGRNILRYIVETGRTDLEVVTINDLGSVETNAHLLRYDSVHGRFPREVKVEGDSIDVGQGPIKATAIKNPAELPYKALGVDIALECTGLFTARDKAKALLDAGARRVLVSAPSEGADITVVYGVNQDKITKDDLVISNASCTTNCLAPVAKVLNDAIGIERGFMTTIHSYTGDQPTLDTYHKDLYRARAAALSMIPTSTGAAKAVGLVLPELKGKLDGAAIRVPTPNVSAVDLKFVPKRATSKEEINAAIIAAADGPLKGVLGYTDDKNVSVDFNHDPRSSVFHLDQTKVIEGELVRVLSWYDNEWGFSGRMTDVAATIGGLL; encoded by the coding sequence ATGGCCGTGAGAGTGGCGATCAATGGGTTCGGACGCATCGGACGCAATATTCTTCGCTACATCGTCGAGACCGGCCGCACCGACCTCGAGGTGGTGACGATCAACGATCTCGGCTCCGTCGAGACCAACGCCCATCTGCTGCGCTATGATTCCGTTCATGGCCGTTTCCCCCGCGAGGTGAAGGTCGAAGGCGATTCGATCGACGTGGGCCAGGGGCCGATCAAGGCCACGGCGATCAAAAATCCGGCCGAGCTGCCGTATAAGGCGCTGGGCGTCGACATTGCGCTGGAATGCACGGGCCTTTTCACCGCGCGCGACAAGGCCAAAGCGCTGCTCGACGCCGGCGCAAGGCGCGTGCTGGTCTCCGCGCCCTCCGAGGGAGCGGACATCACCGTCGTCTATGGAGTCAATCAGGACAAGATCACGAAGGACGATCTCGTGATCTCCAACGCCTCCTGCACCACCAATTGCCTCGCGCCCGTCGCCAAGGTGCTGAATGACGCCATTGGCATTGAGCGCGGCTTCATGACGACGATCCACTCCTACACGGGCGACCAGCCGACGCTGGACACCTATCACAAGGACCTCTATCGCGCCCGCGCCGCCGCTCTGTCGATGATTCCCACTTCCACCGGCGCGGCGAAGGCCGTGGGCCTGGTGCTGCCGGAACTGAAGGGCAAGCTCGACGGCGCCGCCATTCGCGTGCCGACGCCCAATGTCTCGGCTGTCGATCTCAAATTCGTGCCCAAGCGCGCGACGAGCAAGGAAGAGATCAACGCCGCCATCATCGCCGCCGCCGACGGCCCGTTGAAGGGTGTGCTCGGTTACACCGACGACAAGAATGTCTCGGTCGATTTCAACCATGATCCGCGTTCATCCGTGTTTCATCTCGATCAGACCAAGGTGATCGAGGGCGAGCTGGTGCGCGTCCTGTCCTGGTACGACAATGAATGGGGCTTCTCCGGCCGCATGACGGATGTCGCCGCGACGATCGGCGGATTGCTCTGA